One Alligator mississippiensis isolate rAllMis1 chromosome 16, rAllMis1, whole genome shotgun sequence genomic region harbors:
- the MKNK2 gene encoding MAP kinase-interacting serine/threonine-protein kinase 2, with protein MVQKKTEVKGFHRSFKGQNPFDLEFTQTSHLESVFNFECPARPDMPSSQPIDIPDAKKRNKKKKRCRATDSFSGRFEDVYQLQDEVLGEGAHARVQSCVNLITNKEYAVKIIEKRLGHIRSRVFREVEMLYQCQGHRNVLELIEFFEEEDKFYLVFEKMRGGSILTHIHRRRHFNELEASVVVQDIASALNFLHNKGIAHRDLKPENILCESPDQVSPVKICDFDLGSGIKLNGDCSPISTPELLTPCGSAEYMAPEVVEAFNEEASIYDKRCDLWSLGVILYIMLSGYPPFVGHCGTDCGWDRGEACQTCQNMLFESIQEGKYEFPDKDWAHISFGAKDLISKLLVRDAKKRLSAAQVLEHPWVQGCAPDNTLPTPIILQRNSSAKELTSFAAEAIAVNRQLMQHDEDEEKEEARPIIIKATSCSMQLSPPSESKLAKRRQKSSMTKGVAANQHLVAPLVLVGDQA; from the exons GGGCAAAACCCATTCGACCTGGAATTCACCCAGACAAGCCACCTGGAATCTGTCTTCAACTTCGAGTGCCCAGCCCGCCCCG ACATGCCTTCAAGTCAACCCATCGATATCCCCGACGCCAAGAAGAGGAACAAGAAGAAGAAACGGTGCAGAGCTACAGACAGCTTCTCAGGGCGTTTTGAAG atgttTACCAGCTGCAGGATGAAGTGCTCGGGGAAGGAGCCCACGCTAGAGTCCAGTCCTGCGTTAATCTCATCACCAACAAGGAGTATGCAGTGAAG ATCATCGAGAAGCGCCTTGGACACATCCGGAGCCGTGTGTTTCGAGAGGTGGAGATGCTGTATCAGTGCCAAGGACACAG AAACGTCTTGGAGCTGATAGAGTTTTTTGAAGAGGAAGACAAATTCTACCTGGTGTTTGAGAAGATGCGAGGAG GCTCCATCCTGACCCACATCCACAGGAGGCGCCACTTCAATGAGCTGGAGGCCAGCGTGGTGGTGCAGGACATAGCCAGTGCCCTTAACTTCTTGCACAACAAAG GGATAGCGCACAGGGATTTGAAGCCTGAAAACATTCTCTGTGAGAGTCCCGATCAG GTTTCCCCAGTGAAGATCTGTGATTTTGATCTGGGAAGTGGTATTAAATTAAACGGTGATTGTTCCCCCATCTCTACCCCGGAGCTGCTCACACCA tgtggctcagcagagTACATGGCTCCTGAAGTGGTGGAGGCCTTCAACGAGGAGGCTTCCATCTACGATAAGCGTTGTGACCTGTGGAGCCTGGGTGTCATCCTGTACATCATGCTGAGTGGCTACCCGCCCTTCGTGGGCCATTGTGGCACCGACTGCGGCTGGGACCGTGGTGAAGCGTGCCAGACCTGTCAG AACATGCTATTCGAGAGTATCCAGGAAGGGAAGTATGAATTTCCTGACAAGGACTGGGCCCACATTTCTTTTGGAGCCAAAGATCTAATTTCCAAGCTGCTGGTTAGGGATGCCAAGAAACGGCTCAGTGCGGCCCAGGTCCTGGAGCATCCTTGGGTGCAAGGG TGCGCGCCGGATAACACCCTTCCGACCCCCATCATCTTACAGAG GAACAGCAGTGCCAAAGAGCTCACCTCCTTCGCTGCCGAGGCCATTGCTGTCAACCGCCAGCTGATGCAGCATGACGAGGacgaggagaaggaggaggcccgACCAATCATCATCAAAGCTACCTCATGTTCGATGCAGCTGTCTCCCCCTTCGGAGTCCAAGCTGGCCAAACGGAGGCAGAAGAGCAGCATGACTAAAGGGGTGGCTGCAAACCAGCACCTTGTCGCTCCCTTGGTCCTGGTGGGTGACCAAGCGTGA